One segment of Paenibacillus rhizovicinus DNA contains the following:
- a CDS encoding DHA2 family efflux MFS transporter permease subunit, with protein MSAEVHASASTPVRSILAPLIAIVVGLFMVILDTTAVNVAIPALADDLHSSLSLIQWTITGYSLAQAVVIPMAGWFSDRFGAKQTFIVSIILFVIGSVLCACAGTAEQLIAFRIVQGLGGGMVMPIAFAMTYRISPPESVGKIMGMMGVPVLLAPALGPVISGYLVDYVNWQWIFLINIPVGIAGVIMSVMSLPNLPKKASAPLDYAGIALAPFAFGGLSYGLSEAGEGWTSARTIAGLIVGVAAMILFVVVELRRKREPLLELRVFRSMQFTRGIIVQWVMQFTMFGLIFAVPYFMQRLMGMSAFEAGLWTLPQALASATMMPFSGRLFDRIGARPLVIGGLILITVGAYSFSLIDPSDSPWLFLAPRALIGLGTGMSFIALNTHLIQTAPKELVGKVTSLTSAAQQVFGSFAIAGLTTLLVSRTNHYANQGEKPVPDAMSHAFHNAYILIAMLAAAGLLLAITLRRPAKEQGAQPTVVMDAGH; from the coding sequence ATGTCCGCAGAAGTTCATGCCAGTGCGTCAACGCCCGTCCGTTCCATCCTTGCTCCGCTGATCGCGATCGTGGTCGGGCTGTTCATGGTGATCTTGGATACGACGGCTGTCAATGTCGCGATTCCGGCGCTTGCAGATGATCTGCACAGCTCATTAAGTCTTATTCAATGGACGATCACGGGTTATTCGTTGGCTCAAGCCGTCGTGATTCCGATGGCGGGCTGGTTCTCGGACCGCTTCGGGGCGAAGCAGACGTTCATCGTGTCCATAATCTTATTCGTTATCGGTTCGGTCCTTTGCGCGTGCGCAGGTACGGCGGAGCAGTTAATCGCCTTCCGTATCGTGCAAGGTCTGGGCGGCGGGATGGTCATGCCGATCGCCTTCGCGATGACGTATCGGATCAGTCCTCCCGAGTCGGTGGGCAAAATTATGGGCATGATGGGGGTACCGGTCCTGCTTGCGCCGGCACTCGGCCCGGTCATATCCGGTTATTTGGTCGATTACGTCAATTGGCAATGGATCTTCCTCATCAATATTCCGGTAGGGATCGCAGGCGTGATCATGAGCGTGATGTCCTTGCCGAACCTTCCGAAAAAAGCGTCGGCGCCGCTTGATTACGCGGGAATCGCGCTTGCGCCGTTCGCCTTCGGCGGATTGTCGTACGGGTTAAGCGAAGCGGGCGAGGGATGGACTTCAGCGAGGACGATCGCCGGACTTATCGTCGGCGTCGCAGCCATGATCTTGTTCGTCGTCGTCGAGCTCCGCCGCAAGAGGGAGCCGTTGCTGGAACTTAGGGTATTCCGGTCCATGCAATTTACTCGCGGGATTATCGTGCAGTGGGTGATGCAGTTCACGATGTTCGGGCTGATCTTCGCCGTTCCCTACTTCATGCAGCGGCTGATGGGAATGAGCGCGTTCGAGGCAGGATTATGGACGTTGCCGCAGGCATTGGCTTCCGCGACCATGATGCCGTTCAGCGGACGGCTGTTCGACCGGATCGGCGCACGCCCGTTGGTTATCGGCGGGTTGATCTTGATTACGGTGGGCGCGTACTCGTTCTCGCTCATCGATCCGAGCGACAGCCCGTGGTTGTTCCTGGCTCCCCGCGCCTTGATCGGGCTCGGTACGGGCATGTCCTTTATCGCCTTGAACACGCACTTGATTCAAACCGCTCCGAAAGAGCTGGTAGGCAAGGTAACCTCGTTGACCAGCGCTGCCCAGCAGGTCTTCGGATCGTTCGCGATCGCGGGATTGACGACGCTGCTCGTCAGCCGTACGAATCATTATGCGAACCAAGGCGAGAAGCCCGTTCCGGACGCGATGTCGCACGCATTTCACAATGCCTATATATTGATCGCCATGCTTGCGGCGGCTGGCTTGCTGCTGGCCATCACGCTCAGAAGGCCGGCCAAGGAGCAGGGTGCCCAGCCGACGGTCGTCATGGACGCGGGTCATTGA
- a CDS encoding FAD-binding oxidoreductase: MARNRRKTSTRLTGRIVFPDNPSYNAARMEFNRRFSKFPRVIVFCKRTQDVINAVKWARERGVRLRVRSGRHSYEGFSAVNGGIIIDVSEMNKVKVDRTNRTAIVQTGNPLARVYKKLWNKRVALPAGTAPDVGVAGLALGGGIGLLSRKYGLTCDNLKQVKMVVASGRYGAKTIVANKKKHSDLLWASRGGGGGNFGIATAYTFRVRPISTVSIYRIDWKFGDLEKVLPAWQRWAPSVTNRLTSTIEVAAKQVGTIVSTGQLLGGSEELRRLIRPLLRAGTPVKVMVKTVPFIEATKFFAESDLNLEPKFKISGAYGFRPLPREGVRIIRDFLSKAPNKHAGVWSQSLGGAGSAVSRVSPTATAYPHRKAETIYELSARWRNDGEQRRNIRWVAGFRGALRPFVHGDYVNFPDLQIKNWPKAYYGVNFGRLKQVKRKYDPHNVFRFAQSIPVGKRVDQ, encoded by the coding sequence ATGGCACGAAACCGGAGAAAGACAAGTACGCGATTAACCGGAAGGATCGTATTTCCGGACAATCCGTCATACAATGCGGCAAGAATGGAATTCAATAGGCGTTTTTCGAAATTCCCGAGGGTTATCGTTTTTTGCAAACGGACTCAGGATGTGATTAATGCGGTCAAATGGGCTCGCGAGCGGGGCGTGCGGCTGCGGGTGCGCAGCGGGCGGCACAGCTATGAAGGCTTCTCGGCCGTGAACGGCGGCATTATTATCGACGTGAGCGAGATGAATAAGGTTAAGGTTGACCGAACCAATAGGACGGCCATCGTACAGACGGGAAATCCGCTTGCCCGCGTGTACAAGAAGCTGTGGAATAAGCGCGTGGCGCTCCCGGCCGGGACCGCGCCCGACGTGGGCGTAGCCGGACTTGCCCTGGGAGGCGGCATCGGTCTGCTTTCCCGCAAATACGGGCTGACTTGCGATAATTTGAAACAAGTCAAGATGGTCGTAGCTTCGGGGAGGTACGGGGCAAAGACGATTGTGGCCAACAAGAAGAAACATTCCGATCTGCTGTGGGCATCGCGAGGCGGAGGGGGAGGAAACTTTGGCATTGCCACGGCCTATACGTTTCGGGTCAGACCCATCTCGACGGTTTCGATCTACAGGATCGATTGGAAATTCGGCGATTTGGAGAAGGTGCTGCCGGCTTGGCAGCGCTGGGCCCCGTCTGTCACGAACCGCTTGACCTCAACCATCGAGGTGGCTGCCAAGCAAGTGGGAACCATCGTATCTACCGGGCAATTACTTGGCGGTTCAGAGGAGCTGCGCCGGCTGATCAGACCGCTCTTGCGAGCAGGCACTCCGGTCAAGGTGATGGTGAAGACCGTGCCTTTTATTGAAGCGACCAAATTCTTTGCCGAATCGGACTTGAATTTGGAACCGAAGTTCAAAATTTCCGGGGCCTACGGGTTTCGACCTTTGCCTCGTGAAGGGGTACGAATCATACGCGACTTTCTATCGAAGGCACCCAATAAGCATGCCGGCGTGTGGAGCCAAAGCTTAGGCGGAGCAGGGAGCGCCGTAAGCCGAGTGTCGCCTACTGCAACGGCCTATCCGCATCGGAAAGCCGAAACGATCTACGAATTGTCGGCCCGCTGGAGGAACGATGGAGAGCAGCGGCGGAATATTCGGTGGGTGGCCGGGTTCCGCGGCGCATTGCGTCCCTTTGTTCATGGGGATTACGTGAACTTTCCCGACTTGCAGATTAAGAACTGGCCGAAGGCGTATTATGGCGTGAACTTCGGCAGACTGAAGCAGGTGAAACGCAAGTACGATCCTCATAATGTGTTTCGTTTCGCTCAGAGTATACCGGTGGGTAAGCGAGTCGACCAATGA
- a CDS encoding phage tail protein, giving the protein MSTIVDFKQVSEVGLESSPVAGALAGMRANEARYFMNKYKHEFTTVPAGESQETLDYVNRVLKEERGIAFAARPLETSRFQVENIKWAFVFYEDGLAVNVLYTVDDPKKRAVGFKLSEGMEVPAELEEKKFKFARQKSKLAGTIRGTFFVIKGEY; this is encoded by the coding sequence ATGTCCACGATTGTTGATTTCAAACAGGTATCTGAGGTCGGTCTGGAATCTTCGCCGGTAGCAGGAGCGCTGGCCGGTATGCGCGCCAATGAAGCCCGTTACTTCATGAACAAATACAAGCACGAATTTACGACCGTACCGGCCGGCGAAAGCCAAGAGACGCTTGATTATGTGAATCGGGTATTGAAAGAAGAACGCGGGATTGCGTTCGCGGCTCGACCGCTGGAAACATCCCGTTTTCAAGTGGAAAATATCAAATGGGCCTTCGTCTTCTATGAGGACGGTCTGGCGGTCAACGTCCTGTATACGGTGGATGATCCTAAGAAGCGGGCCGTAGGGTTCAAGCTATCCGAGGGGATGGAGGTGCCTGCAGAGCTGGAAGAGAAGAAATTCAAATTCGCCAGGCAGAAGTCCAAACTGGCAGGGACCATCCGAGGTACGTTCTTCGTGATTAAAGGAGAATATTGA
- a CDS encoding NAD(P)-dependent oxidoreductase, protein MKIGIIGATGKAGSLILDEALSRGHEVTAIVRNASKLADKKANLLEKDIFSLTASDLQPFDVVVSTYAAPHGEEHLYIDAGRSLVQALQDAPDTKLIVVGGAGSLFVDEEKTVKLMETPDFPTLYYATAFNAGKQLEELQNETSISWTYMSPAAFFDAEGNRTGSYQLGQDHLILNSKGQSYISYADFAIAMVDEIENPKHANERFTVVGEAE, encoded by the coding sequence AGTCTTATTTTAGACGAGGCATTGAGCAGAGGACATGAAGTAACGGCTATCGTGAGAAACGCTTCGAAGCTCGCAGACAAGAAAGCGAACCTGCTCGAAAAAGACATTTTCTCGCTTACGGCATCCGATCTTCAACCGTTCGACGTCGTCGTAAGCACGTATGCGGCGCCGCATGGAGAGGAGCATCTCTATATCGATGCGGGCCGATCGTTGGTTCAAGCGCTTCAAGATGCTCCGGATACAAAATTAATCGTCGTGGGCGGTGCGGGAAGCCTGTTCGTCGATGAAGAAAAAACAGTCAAATTGATGGAAACGCCCGATTTTCCAACCCTGTACTATGCAACGGCATTCAATGCCGGCAAACAACTTGAGGAACTGCAAAATGAAACATCCATCTCATGGACTTATATGAGCCCTGCCGCTTTCTTCGACGCAGAAGGAAACAGAACGGGGTCTTACCAGTTGGGACAAGATCATCTCATTCTGAATAGCAAAGGCCAAAGTTATATCAGCTACGCCGACTTTGCTATCGCTATGGTGGACGAAATCGAAAATCCGAAACATGCGAATGAACGGTTTACCGTCGTTGGCGAAGCGGAATAA
- a CDS encoding GyrI-like domain-containing protein, protein MANYTLEQKKGFTVYGLGTELKSSYTDYAGMSREKSEFWQAVGENGRLDTLKAMAANDYVFAVNEAVNSKMMHYAGVMTATTAPATEGSRDIQFPEGEYLVVKGEAKTAEELNNQVSGIAFGQVLPEAKDFAYVGGPNATVVMEERNGLVAGEMWIPVVRK, encoded by the coding sequence ATGGCAAACTATACGCTGGAACAAAAGAAAGGTTTTACGGTCTATGGACTTGGAACGGAACTTAAGAGCAGTTACACGGACTATGCAGGCATGAGCAGGGAGAAGTCGGAATTCTGGCAGGCCGTCGGCGAGAATGGACGATTGGATACACTGAAAGCCATGGCAGCGAATGACTACGTATTTGCCGTGAACGAAGCGGTGAATAGCAAGATGATGCACTACGCCGGCGTGATGACGGCGACCACGGCACCCGCGACAGAGGGATCCCGCGATATCCAGTTTCCAGAGGGCGAATACCTGGTCGTGAAAGGGGAGGCGAAGACGGCTGAAGAGTTGAATAATCAGGTGTCCGGCATTGCCTTCGGACAAGTTTTGCCGGAAGCGAAGGACTTCGCCTATGTCGGCGGGCCGAATGCAACGGTCGTGATGGAAGAGCGTAACGGGCTGGTCGCCGGCGAGATGTGGATTCCCGTAGTTCGGAAATAA
- a CDS encoding helix-turn-helix transcriptional regulator: MKKVERINIIMRYINNRAHFTISEIMQEFNVSRSTAIRDIREIEAMGMPLVAEVGRDGGYFVMSNSVLPTVRFTDNEIKALFIAFMATRNLQLPYLKSRHSLAEKLLGLTSQNQQDDLVLLNQILLFEGTNPYNPDLLDLSDLPHPMLERLIQILLEDRYLLVSVEDVEEGRELKAYPIYLMRLYREKSSWQIEGFDLEEGTRRIIPVDNLTDVKPYPEKKRVSKKKIEEQLRKQEEAVNLVLALGPKAIAQFKKYHPLKMTISYTNPFQTTAILKTFVNVHHRDELTETTNWLLFLGGDIEIREIPKEVASEFQGRMEVLGTSHSEDAKSGAGQPTPDRI; this comes from the coding sequence ATGAAAAAAGTAGAACGGATCAACATCATCATGCGCTACATCAACAATCGCGCCCATTTTACCATTTCGGAAATCATGCAGGAGTTTAACGTCTCCCGTTCAACGGCGATTCGAGACATCAGGGAGATTGAAGCGATGGGCATGCCCCTGGTCGCCGAAGTCGGGAGGGACGGGGGCTATTTCGTGATGAGCAACTCCGTCCTGCCCACGGTCCGCTTTACCGATAATGAGATTAAAGCTCTGTTTATCGCCTTCATGGCCACGCGCAACCTGCAGCTCCCTTATCTGAAGAGCCGTCACTCTTTAGCGGAAAAATTGCTCGGCCTCACCTCTCAAAACCAGCAGGATGATCTTGTTCTGTTGAACCAAATCCTGCTCTTCGAAGGTACCAACCCCTACAATCCCGATCTGCTCGATCTGTCCGATCTGCCCCATCCGATGCTCGAACGACTCATCCAGATCCTTCTTGAAGACCGCTACTTATTGGTTTCCGTCGAAGACGTCGAAGAAGGAAGGGAACTGAAGGCTTATCCCATCTATCTCATGCGCCTCTATCGCGAGAAAAGCTCTTGGCAAATCGAAGGCTTTGATCTAGAGGAGGGGACAAGGCGGATTATTCCCGTCGACAATCTCACCGACGTCAAACCATACCCGGAGAAGAAAAGAGTAAGCAAGAAGAAAATCGAAGAACAGCTGCGCAAGCAGGAAGAAGCCGTCAATCTCGTCCTCGCGCTTGGTCCCAAGGCGATCGCCCAGTTCAAAAAGTACCATCCCTTAAAAATGACCATCTCCTATACGAATCCATTTCAAACGACGGCTATCTTGAAAACGTTCGTTAATGTTCATCATCGGGACGAATTGACCGAAACTACAAACTGGTTGCTTTTCTTAGGCGGAGATATCGAGATCAGGGAAATTCCGAAGGAAGTTGCGAGTGAATTTCAGGGGAGAATGGAGGTGTTGGGAACAAGTCATTCCGAAGACGCCAAATCAGGGGCAGGACAACCCACCCCCGACAGGATCTAA
- a CDS encoding DoxX family protein gives MRTITGNDQMAKIGSRPIGRTAAYWIVTILLAFSIALSGIGQLMRYGGNVDLVTAIGFPLYVTNILGTWKLLGVLAIVVPGFPRLKEWAYSGIFFLMTGAALSHVFAHDYGDGGFHVILPLFYAALGIASWALRPTSRRF, from the coding sequence ATGCGTACGATAACCGGCAACGACCAGATGGCGAAGATAGGATCCCGTCCTATCGGAAGGACGGCAGCTTATTGGATCGTTACCATCCTGCTCGCCTTCTCCATTGCACTAAGCGGAATCGGGCAATTGATGCGATATGGCGGCAATGTTGATTTAGTGACCGCTATTGGATTCCCGTTATACGTCACGAACATTCTCGGGACTTGGAAATTGCTTGGCGTCCTGGCGATCGTCGTACCGGGTTTTCCTCGGCTTAAGGAATGGGCGTATAGCGGGATCTTCTTTCTAATGACAGGCGCGGCCTTGTCTCATGTGTTCGCCCATGATTATGGGGATGGCGGATTCCATGTTATTCTTCCGCTGTTCTATGCCGCTCTTGGCATCGCCTCCTGGGCGCTGCGTCCGACAAGCCGCCGATTCTAA